From the genome of Pseudomonas sp. gcc21, one region includes:
- the gloB gene encoding hydroxyacylglutathione hydrolase translates to MPQFIALPAFQDNYIWMLLDEHTSQAAVVDPGDPVPVVRWLGRHPEYSLKTILITHHHRDHTGGLSAIKAATECKVYGPAEEDISGIDRRLKDGDEFRLFGSVVQVISVPGHTSGHIALFCNDAKDPWLLCGDTLFAGGCGRLFEGTPEQMHHSLQRLAALPDETRVFCAHEYTQANLRFARAVEPENKDIKVRLEVVDDLRAGGRITLPSTIGLEKLTNPFLRCDQPAVIAAASQHVGNRLEPGEQTLAAIRQWKDNF, encoded by the coding sequence ATGCCACAGTTCATCGCTTTGCCAGCGTTTCAGGATAACTATATATGGATGCTACTCGACGAGCATACCAGCCAGGCCGCAGTGGTCGATCCCGGCGACCCGGTGCCGGTTGTGCGCTGGCTGGGCCGCCACCCTGAATACAGCCTCAAGACCATACTGATCACGCATCATCATCGGGACCATACCGGTGGCCTGTCCGCCATCAAGGCCGCCACCGAGTGCAAGGTTTATGGGCCTGCTGAAGAGGATATTTCCGGCATTGATCGCCGGTTGAAAGACGGTGACGAGTTCAGACTGTTCGGTTCGGTTGTGCAGGTAATATCCGTCCCGGGACATACCAGCGGTCATATCGCCCTGTTCTGTAACGATGCAAAGGATCCCTGGTTGCTGTGTGGCGACACCCTCTTTGCCGGCGGGTGCGGCCGTCTGTTCGAAGGCACACCGGAACAGATGCACCATTCACTGCAACGGCTCGCAGCGCTTCCTGACGAAACGCGGGTGTTCTGCGCCCACGAATATACTCAAGCCAATCTGCGGTTCGCCCGGGCGGTAGAACCGGAGAACAAGGATATAAAGGTGCGCCTGGAAGTCGTGGACGATCTGCGTGCCGGCGGTCGTATCACTCTGCCCTCCACCATCGGTCTGGAAAAACTGACCAACCCCTTCCTGCGCTGCGATCAACCGGCCGTTATCGCGGCCGCCAGCCAGCATGTCGGAAACCGACTGGAGCCTGGGGAACAGACGCTGGCCGCCATTCGCCAATGGAAGGATAACTTTTGA
- the rnhA gene encoding ribonuclease HI: protein MTHTIEIFTDGACKGNPGPGGWGVLLRLGPHEKTLYGGELQTTNNRMELTAAIRGLEALKRPAQVVLTTDSEYVMKGIREWMPNWKKRGWKTASKQPVKNADLWQELDSLVNQHQVEWRWVKGHSGHPENELADELANLGVEKVLAERRLHNA, encoded by the coding sequence ATGACGCATACCATAGAGATTTTCACCGACGGTGCCTGTAAGGGGAATCCGGGACCGGGCGGTTGGGGCGTGCTGCTGCGCCTTGGACCCCATGAAAAAACGCTGTACGGCGGAGAGCTGCAAACGACCAATAACCGCATGGAGCTGACCGCTGCGATACGTGGCCTGGAAGCGCTCAAGCGGCCCGCGCAGGTCGTGCTGACAACCGATTCCGAGTACGTTATGAAAGGTATCCGCGAATGGATGCCGAACTGGAAGAAGCGTGGCTGGAAAACCGCCAGCAAACAGCCCGTCAAGAACGCCGACCTATGGCAGGAACTGGACAGCCTGGTCAATCAACACCAGGTCGAGTGGCGCTGGGTCAAGGGCCACAGCGGGCATCCGGAGAACGAGCTGGCCGATGAGTTGGCCAATCTGGGCGTAGAAAAGGTCCTTGCCGAACGGAGACTGCACAATGCGTGA
- a CDS encoding class I SAM-dependent methyltransferase — protein MAIPGISRSISQDDLLRLLAGARAWLDSPPGQMLMATERDVMQQQIQRCFGQHLVQYGLAPDLLDTDRSVLRNHWQLDLLAGREAIPAEETQWPFSPQSLDVVLLHHGLDFCLTPRVLLREASQAVRAGGHLLIFGFNPWSAWGISHFTGRQWFSEAGFVSPSRLVDWLELLGFSVEKRIDGCYRPPLMSQRWLERLQGLEEFGGKHHLPGGGFYFLMARRQMLGVTPRRQRGRVFPALTLPPVVAGARRAQKRNKK, from the coding sequence ATGGCAATTCCCGGAATTTCCCGATCCATCAGTCAGGACGATTTGCTCAGGCTCCTGGCGGGTGCCCGTGCCTGGCTGGACTCGCCACCCGGACAGATGCTCATGGCAACCGAACGCGATGTCATGCAGCAGCAGATTCAGCGTTGTTTCGGTCAGCATCTGGTGCAGTACGGGCTGGCGCCCGACCTGCTGGATACCGATCGCAGCGTGCTGCGCAATCATTGGCAGCTGGATTTGCTTGCCGGACGCGAAGCCATCCCGGCGGAAGAGACCCAGTGGCCGTTTTCTCCGCAAAGCCTTGATGTCGTGCTGCTGCATCATGGTCTGGATTTCTGCCTGACGCCCAGAGTGCTCCTTCGAGAAGCAAGTCAGGCAGTACGTGCCGGCGGACATTTGCTGATCTTCGGCTTCAACCCATGGAGCGCCTGGGGCATCAGCCATTTTACCGGTCGGCAATGGTTCAGCGAAGCCGGTTTTGTGTCGCCGTCGCGGCTCGTGGACTGGCTGGAATTGCTCGGGTTTTCGGTGGAGAAACGCATTGATGGATGCTATCGTCCGCCGCTTATGTCCCAGCGCTGGCTCGAGCGATTGCAGGGTCTGGAGGAGTTTGGCGGCAAACACCACCTGCCTGGTGGTGGCTTTTATTTCCTCATGGCCCGCCGGCAAATGCTTGGTGTGACGCCGCGTCGCCAGCGCGGCCGGGTTTTTCCCGCGCTGACCTTGCCGCCGGTAGTGGCCGGGGCGAGGCGAGCGCAAAAACGGAACAAGAAATGA
- a CDS encoding LysM peptidoglycan-binding domain-containing protein, with protein sequence MLLTTTNAFKKGFLALGLLVLAGCQTSPENRPTHPEDAPRISLTQAERILGTEPDRGRVRRALAEIETTPTLWSRIRKGFKLDPAVIDNPRIDQQRLVYTSQPRYFESTSARSQLYLHYVVEQIDARGLPQELALLPFVESSYNPMAYSSSHAAGLWQFIPSTGKIFSLRQDWWYDGRRDVTASTQAALDYLTSLNETFDGDWLLALAAYNCGPGCVGRAIKRNRERGLPTDYWNLQLPRETMNYVPKLLAMAQVIESPTAYGASLPKLKDEPYFTEVTVEQQLDLHKAAELASITPEELLSLNPAFKQRVTAPEGPFQLLVPVVTADQFVAGLAELPASEYVSFHRYNVRRGDTLSQIADRYQLSVNAIKQANDMVSGNTIRVGQTLMLPTTAEGMTAPASARSLAMAEPLTYQVKPGDNLWAIAKRHGVSVNAITRDNGLSTPVLRVGQQLQLASADTDASAGGRKVVYTVKPGDSLYSIAREFKVRIDHIRDWNELGSVLRPGQQLTLHLL encoded by the coding sequence ATGCTGTTGACGACAACCAACGCATTCAAAAAAGGATTTTTGGCGCTGGGGCTGCTGGTTCTCGCCGGCTGCCAGACCTCTCCAGAGAACCGACCGACCCATCCGGAGGATGCTCCACGCATCTCACTCACGCAGGCCGAGCGAATCCTCGGAACCGAACCTGACCGGGGACGCGTGCGAAGGGCACTGGCAGAGATTGAAACAACCCCGACCCTGTGGTCCCGAATACGCAAAGGCTTCAAGCTTGATCCCGCGGTGATCGATAACCCGCGGATCGACCAGCAGAGATTGGTGTACACCAGCCAGCCGCGATACTTCGAATCTACTTCTGCCCGCTCCCAGCTCTATCTGCACTACGTGGTCGAACAGATTGATGCGCGAGGCCTCCCCCAGGAGCTGGCGCTTCTGCCCTTCGTTGAAAGCTCCTATAACCCCATGGCCTATTCCAGCTCCCATGCTGCGGGTCTCTGGCAGTTCATCCCCTCTACCGGAAAGATTTTTTCCCTGCGGCAGGACTGGTGGTATGACGGGCGCCGTGACGTCACCGCCTCCACTCAGGCAGCGCTGGACTATCTCACCAGCCTGAACGAGACCTTCGATGGCGACTGGCTCCTCGCGCTAGCTGCCTATAATTGTGGTCCGGGCTGTGTTGGCCGTGCAATCAAACGTAACCGGGAACGCGGTTTGCCAACCGATTACTGGAACCTGCAGCTACCGCGCGAAACCATGAATTACGTTCCGAAGCTGTTGGCGATGGCACAGGTGATCGAGAGCCCAACTGCCTACGGCGCGTCGCTGCCGAAACTCAAGGATGAGCCCTACTTCACGGAAGTGACCGTTGAACAGCAGCTGGACCTGCATAAGGCTGCAGAACTGGCCTCTATAACACCCGAAGAACTGCTGAGTTTGAATCCAGCCTTCAAACAACGCGTTACCGCACCGGAGGGGCCTTTCCAGTTACTGGTCCCCGTCGTGACAGCAGACCAGTTCGTCGCGGGGCTGGCGGAACTGCCGGCCAGCGAATACGTTAGCTTTCACCGCTACAACGTACGCCGTGGCGATACGCTTTCACAGATCGCTGACCGCTATCAGTTGAGTGTCAACGCGATCAAGCAAGCTAACGACATGGTGAGCGGCAATACCATCCGGGTGGGCCAGACCCTGATGCTGCCGACCACAGCCGAAGGCATGACAGCACCAGCCTCAGCCAGGTCCCTGGCTATGGCTGAGCCGCTGACCTATCAAGTCAAGCCAGGCGATAACCTCTGGGCCATTGCGAAACGCCATGGCGTCAGCGTCAATGCGATTACCCGCGATAACGGCCTGAGCACGCCAGTATTGCGCGTGGGCCAACAGTTACAGCTGGCAAGTGCTGACACCGACGCATCGGCAGGCGGCCGGAAGGTGGTCTACACGGTCAAGCCAGGCGATTCGCTCTACAGCATTGCACGTGAATTCAAGGTCCGGATCGATCATATACGGGACTGGAACGAACTGGGCTCGGTACTGCGTCCCGGGCAGCAGCTCACTTTGCATCTGCTTTGA